The Choloepus didactylus isolate mChoDid1 chromosome 15, mChoDid1.pri, whole genome shotgun sequence genome segment GATGAGGTTAGGAACTGAGATCTTGTTTATGGAGTCTAAACTGGGGCTGCACCTTCAGTGAACAGGAAGACTAGAAAAAAAATCTGCCCACTGATACAGGGAAGTAATTAGGAGTCTTTTTCTCTCTGGCTGgctataagtttaaaaaaaatgggattgGGACTGCAAATGGACATGAGGAATCATTTTGAGGTGgttcatgaaaatgttctaaaattggtctCAAGTGATGGTTGaatcattgaactgtacacttaagtggagtgaattttatagtatggaAATTATATCCTGATAatgctctttaaaatattttgatgttaggtggtgttttagcttcctaggctgctcaaagcaaataccatgaaatgggtcactcgatacagtgggaatttattcgctcatggttttgaggccgggaaagtccaaatcaaagcaatgctttctccccaaaaactgtggcattctggggctggctcctgATGATAtgtggtccttagtttgtcacatgacaacgcacatggcagcatctccatTCTCTTTTGGGTTCTATGGAATTTcatcttctggctgcttcctgtggctttttctctctgttgtctgaattttattccacttataaacgactccagtaataggattaagagccatgCTGATTGatacttaactgaagtagcctcatcaaaaggtcctacttaacaatgttttcacactcacaggaatagatctaatttaagaacatgttttttggaggtacatacagcttcaagccaccacaggtAGCAGTGTCTTTGGGGTACCCTCTAGAAGCAAATGCAAAACAACCACAGTCCCTCAACCTAGGCCCTGAGGGAGtctcacaagaaaaaaaatactattagAGTCAGTAGAAACTATTAGAAGACAGCAGATAGTGGAATagtaccttgaaaacattaagggAAGATATTTGTCCACCTAAAATTATGTACCAAGCTAAAAGAGGACAGATAAAGACATTGTCAGACAAAAACTGAATTTACCACATATAGACCCTAGTTGAAAAAAACTAAGAGATGGACttaggggaaaaaggaaaatgaactcAGAAAGAAGgatttttaaagagagagaaataggaaTTAAAGAAGTAGAGACGAAGACAGGGTATAGACCAATTTTTTGTAACGTTTGACTAAAAGGAATAGCAGAAACTTGAGGAGATATGAGGTTGAAggatgatttatttatttggttggttttttttaagatgtttgcATGCTGATGAGAATGATCAGAGAGGGGGACACTGAATcgaaagacaagctacagaatcaaaaagatattTACACATAAAATAGACATAAACACATAAAATAGTATTGAGAATGTATAAAGGGCTCCTGCTgatcaataagaaaaaggaaacccagttgaaaaaataatggagaaaaactaGAATAGGCACTTCACAAAAGGAGATATAAATGGCCAAGGAACATTCTAAAAAGTTGCTCAACCTCATAAGTGATCAAAAAGTACAAATTAAAAACCACAATGGGCAACATGTCTGGTTTGTCTGGCCTGCTAGTCCCACATGGCCCTTGCCGCTTGGCATTGCTGCTTTTTCACCTGCTTGGCCCTAGCTTGGTCTTCACCATCTCCTTCCATCTGCCCCTTAATTCCCACAAGTGCCTCCACTGAGGAGATCCACAGGGACTTGTTGGTGTCAGGCATATACAAGAAGACCAACCAGTCTGGGGGCACTAGTGGCCTGTGTACCCACATCAAGGTCCCAGATTCTGCTGACCATATTTTGTACTCCAAGGAGGATCCAACCAAAGGGGGATTTTCCTTTATCATTGAAGTTTATGACTTGTTTGAAGTGTGTTTCGAGAGCAAGGAAACAGGGCAGATATCTGACCAACTTGTGATTGTAGACATAAAGTATGGAACGGAGATGAAAAATTACTAGGAGATTATAAAAGTTGAAAAGCTCAAACTTAGAGTGGCAAAGCCTAGAGGACCTTTCAGAATCGGTCGTTAATGATTTTGCTTACATGAAGACGTGAAAGGAGGAGGTGTTTGATACCAGTGAGTCAGCAAACACTCAGGTCCTGTACTTCAGCATCTTGTCAGTGTTCTGCCTCATTGGACTAGCTACCTGGCAGGTCTTCTACTTGCATCACTTCTTTAAGGCCAAGAAGCTGATTGAGTAATGAGGCACAGTCCGACCTCCCACCTTGTTTGTCAGCTAACAGAACATTGCTGGGAAGTTCCTGGCCTAAGGCACCCTACAACGATATCATCAAGGCACCTTACAGCTCTCCTGCCAAAACTGATCTCTtttggggtgggggaatggagaccCAAGAAGCCAATGAGGggcttctttttaatttggtgggATTTGGACTCTTACTAGGGCCACCTATGACAAAATATAGGGATTACCTAGCTAATGGCACTTAAGCATTTGTACTGGGTTTCCTTGTGTGATCTGTTTGaaccatgttttcttttcttctcccatttattAACCAACttggttaataataataattattaattaataataataaaccaactttcattttcattcttttatcaaAATGTATATGACCATGTTGAACTTGTTTCATTCTGATGGTCctctttggattttcttttaaaaacaacctTAACTTTCTCTGACCCTTAGCTGAAATGTTTAGGTACATTCTGATgatatacttttataattttatatctctTAAAGGGTGAAGGATGTGGCACCTCAGAAATGGGCTTTGAACTGTAGATAgctcttaaaaaatatttcattttgtttagagaattaaaatatttgtgctcacaaaataaaaaaaacccacaagatgATTCTCCTGCATATCCATCAGattcacaaatttaaaaaatctgacaATACTAAATACTCCAAGGATATAGAGTAACAGGAACTCTTACACACTGGTGGGGGGGATGAAATTAGTATAGTCACtttggaaaaacaattttttatcaattaaaagtaaaaatatgcatACCCTATGAACCAGTAATTCCACTGATAGACACCTTAGAAAAACTCATAAATATGTACATAAGTTAAATGTATAAGTGTTCATAGCAACTTGTAGTAACCAGAAATTAGAAAAAGCCCAAatatccatttacattaaaatgcTTAAGTAAATTGTGGCATATTTGTATTATGGAACATTTAATGATGAAAGGGAATGGACTATAGGTAAATGCaacaatataaatgaattttGTAAACATATGGTTGAAGAAAAGCAAATCACAGAGTAAGTAGAGTATGGTTAAAGgttttaaaaaggttaaaaaccCAACAAAACTGAGCTATATTGTTTATGGATGATGGTGAATCTATAAAAACCAGTAAGGGAATGATTATTATGGAAGTTAGGGAAGCAGTTACCTCTGGGAGAGAGTTGTGAATGGGGAGAGGCACATAGAGGAACTTTGGCATGTTCTATTCCTTAACCTTGGATTGTGGTTACATGGGTGTTTGCATCATAATTATTCAACTGTACGTATatgttttatatccttttttctaattgctatatttcacaataaaaagtaaagtacCTGAGACTAAAGCAGGTCTGGGCTCTAGTTCTAGTTTGGTCTGTCACTTGCACTCCTAGAGTCTTAGTTTCCTATCTCCTCTGTCTCCCTCTAAATAAAGTACCTAGAGATACTTTGTAAGTTGGAAAGCCATGAGCAGATAAGGTAGTAGTTTATCATTACTAGGGCATGtgacagaatgacattgcatggTTGATAGTATTATCCATATTAATTGAATGGCACTGTGGAATAGAATTATTCTAACAATGCTTTACTGAGCACTTGACTGGGGACTATCAGTATGTTTGATGCTTGAGAAGACAAAAAATGCAGAATCCAACCAAAAGAGCTTAGGGAgacaactcccaggggtgtaaatctccctggcaacgcagagtttgactcccggggatgaatgtggacccggcatcgtgggactgagagtatcttcttgaccaaaagggggatgcaaaatgagatgaaatagtttcagtggctgagggattccaaatggagtcgagaggtcactctggtggacattcttatgcactatatagataacacctcttaggctttaatgtattggaatagctagaagtaaatacctgaaactgccaaactccaacccagcagtctggactcctgaagacaattatataataatgtagattacaaggggtgacagtgtgattgtgaagaccttgtggatcacaccccctttatctagtgtatggatgagtggaggaatggggataaaaactaaaggacaaatggagtgggatggggggatgatttgggtgttcttttttcacttttattttttattcttgttctggttctttctgatgtaaggaaaatgttcagagatagattgtggtgatgaacgcataactgttatcatactgtggacagtggattgtatatcatggatgattgtatggtgtgtgaatgtatttcaataaaactgaatttaataaaaaaaaagagcttaGGGAGATAAGTTTCATTATCATAGGGCTAAGAAAATgctagttgaatgaatgagtgaaaaaatgttattaaactTCAGGACTAATAGAAGTTGAGgcaaatataataaaatgccTGTTATTTTGGTGGAGATAAAATAAGTCAGGGATGATAAATCAGAAGTTTCAATGTAATGTAGGCTACCATAGTGAAGAATTTGGCTCATTCCTGAAAACCGAGAAGGATCTTGTTATGTATAATGTCCTGTGTTGTATATTTTTGTAGTAATATTATCGTGAAACATCACTGCAGTTATGTGTAGTTGGTATGCAATGATACTGGAatgattttgtatttatatttatatgtaaatgtgCGCCTGATGCCACGAGAGTCACCAATATAGTTATTCAAATAATGAGGCTTTGCCAGAGACTCAGCTGGAGGCTACCTGGTTTATGtcctatttttcttctccttttctgctAGAGTTAGATAGCATAGTCTTTCAGATTAGTACAGAATACCAAACTTAGCTGACCTGCTCCTCTGATCTTACAGATTTCTCTAACACTTTTCCCAGGAAAGAGTAATAAATACTTTGATTTAAAAGTTGAACAGTCAAACTGCATTTATTTCATCTCCCATGTATTAAGTACCTGTTATATGCATGCTCGTGTACACCTTCCCTTTCAGCTCCCTCAGGGCTTCAGATTACAAAATTGAGATGGTTTTGTCAATAAAGGATTGAGGCAATGGAGGCCATAATTTATCTAGCAGAGTAAATAGTATTTGACATGATGGCACTTGCCATGTTTGTAGAATGAACCTAGTAGAAAACAAGATTTTCCATGAATAATCACAGTATAGATAATCAAGAATTTAATTTATCTACAAATATACAGAAGTATGAAGCCATAACAGAGTCCAGGATGGGAGTAAGATgctgcaaaacaaaaacagctctTTGTATGATGTGGAGCTCCTGCCAACTTTCAAGGGTACCCCAGCTGGGCTTTAGTAGTCACTTCTGCTTTCCTTCTCTTCACAGGCTCCCTGGGTCTCAGCCATTTGGGTCAGCCCCATTGGCCCCTGTGGTCAGCCAACCATCTGTGCTTCAGCCCTATGGCCCTCCCCCGACAAGTGCACAGGTGACTGCTCAGATGGCAGGAATGCAGATCAGTGGTGCTgtggccccagcccctccccctccccctacGGGACTGGGCTATGGTGAGTAGCTGTGACCATAGAATATTAGATATAATCTTTTTCAGAGACATCAGGTTCAGGGGGTATACCTGAATCCCTTTGATTTCCTGTGCCTCTGAGCCCAGAAGTTGGGAGCCCTTCTTGCATGGAAGGGGAAGTGACTTACTGAACAAAGAGGAAGAATGACTGGGGTTCTGACTCTCCCTCCTCTACTTCTCAGGCTCACCAACCTCACTGGCCTCAGCCTCAGGAAGTTTCCCTAACTCTGGTCTGTATGGCTCCTATCCTCAGGGCCAGGCCCCGCCCCTTAGCCTGACCCAGAGTCATCCTGGGGCCCAGCCTCCCCAGCGATCTGCCCCATCACAGGTTTCCAGCTTCACACCTACAGTTCCAGGGGGTCCTCGGATGCCTTTGATGACTGGTCCAGTCCTGCCCGGACAGGGTTTTGGCGGACCTCCTGTGAGCCAGCCCAACCATGTGTCCTCACCTCCTCCTCAAACTCTGCCCCCTGGCACCCAGATAACTGGGCCCCCAGGACCACCGCCACCTATGCACTCTTCCCAGCCAGGCTATCAACAGCAACAAAACGGTGAGTCTTTCCCAAGGTTAGTCCTCTAGGAAGCCAAAGGCGTCAATTATtcagatgtttttgttttgtttgtttgtttgctttgttttttaggATGGCTTGCCAAGTGGTAAACTAGATGGACAGCTTCAGGGTATTATTACTAGGATATGGgatttttaagacatttttgtTTCTAGTAGTTCAGACAGTTTGGTCTTTCTCTGAAGTAGCTTCACTACTCATTATCGTACTTAATAATTCTACATGTTACTACCCTGAGGCtgtaagaagagagagaggatttTGAGTTCATCAGTCTTATGCCCTTGTCTCTTAGGTTCCTTTGGACCAGCCCGGGGCCCTCAGCCCAATTATGGAAGTCCCTACCCTGGAGCACCCACTTTTGGCAGCCAGCCAGGGCCTCCTCAACCACTGCCTCCTAAGCGCTTGGATCCTGATGCCATCCCCAGCCCTGTAAGTAGATACTTACATGGTTCTGGGGAAGGGGTTTGTGCCTGCCAGATAAATGGGTCAACCTAGAAAGGACATTTGCCTAGCgttttctgattattttcccTTGCCATTCCTCTTAAAGGCATAGATCCTAGATAAAATCTTTGATGCTTTGAACTTGAGGCTCCAGAAGTCTTTTTGAGGACTGTTCTACTCCATAGCTgggcagggaaggaagaaaagccaAGAGTAATCACCAGTGTCATTAGAGCTCTGGGTCGAGTGCTGCATTCTGCGGCCCTAGTGGGCATGTTATGATAACTCTGCCCTTCTCTGGAGTAGTGGCTGGGTCCAGGTTTTCCTCCACCTTACCCCTAGGAGGATAGCATTTTTCCTAATGGGTAGAGCAGGCAGGAATTCTCTGGTGTTAGGTGTTCAGAGAAAAAAGCCTCACTGGTTTCTCTCTGCTCCTACTTAGAAGGAAGCCCCCAATACTTTTGTTTCCTGGGCTCCTGCTGTGTGGATGGAGAAGTGACCTAGAGTTGTATGTAAAATTCCAGTGGGAAAGTTGCTTCTCCCAGATAGGGTGAATCTCACTGTAGGAGTGATCTGTATCTTCCGACTCTCCTTTTAATAGTTGGAGTAGAGGCTGGGGCTGTACTCCAAAGTGGAGCTACTTTGTAGTTCTGTCTGTAACATTTGCTATGTCAGTTACCTTACCATACTTAGCCATTGTCATATTCCATTctgttctcttccctcttctcttgGGGAATTACCATGGTGAGGGAGCCTGTTGGCTAAGAAGAACCCAGGAGGTTTAAGCAgtcccctccttcctttcctcttccttcagTGAGAAGGAGAACCTGGTTGCATGTGAGGGAAGGCTTCTTTCAGCAAGAGGATAGTATTGAGGTGGGAGATTTGGCCTTTTGAAAGGAAtatccctcttcttcctccttaagGTTGCTCCCATTCAGCCCCTCCCTCTGTAATCCCTGCTTGCCTCCTGTTTGCTCCCTTTTCCTTATCTTTGCACATCATAGTCTGAGCCATTAAAACCTCTGTGTTGGGCCAGAGAAACTTGGAATTTCAGATCTAGAGGGGGCCTGATTTCACCAGTATGAATTGGGCTCCAGCTTTTCATGTCTAATTCAACAGAGTTGAGAGAAGTAACATCTGCTTCTTGTTCTTTTGTCTCCTTCCCTGTATTCCCTTGCTGACTTTATTATTAAAACACTAAAAGCAACTCAATGAGCTGCCTCCTCAGCAGAAAACCAGGCACAGAATAGACCCTGATGCCATTCCTAGTCCAGTAAGTGCAGGGGgtgggcgtgtgtgtgtgtgtcatccTTGTGTTAGTGCCATCCATGCATGCCTATGTCCTCATTTTCACCTCATCCACCATGTCCATACCTCTCTATCCTCTTCCCTTATCCCTTCTAGACTCTTGCTTTTTTCAAGCTAGAAGGATATGCATGCCTCAAGTCACCATGTAGTAAAGAGGTAGCTAGGTGTTTGCACTTTCTTAAGTATGGGTGGTAGAAGGTCAGATTCTAAGGGTGGAGGCTGGGTAGCATATGAATCATCAGTCTTGGTCCTGCTGGCTCCTCCAGGAGCCTGCATGTGATTTGTGATGGAACAGGACAGAGTCGAGCAATAGATCCTTCTATGTTGGGTTTGATTTGCCCACAGCCTTTTGTGGAGAGACATTTGGGTAGGTGGCTACTAACATACAGGTTCATGGTATCCCAAACTGAGCATTTCTTATAGGGGAAAGGACTGCTGGTTTGGGAAAGTGTGGGCCATTTTCCTATCTCTAGACTGTGTTTGACTCATATAATATATGTCTAAGCTTCAGTCATTTCTGCTATGAGACATGGAGTCTAATTCTCCCCTTTCTCTGGTTTtaccaaagccatcttgaagaaACTGACTTAAGGTCACCAGCCTGCACAATGGTCTGATTACCAGCTTTGCAAATTCTTTTTGTCTTCACTGTGTCTGTCATTATGCAGGGGGGCTGAGGATTGGTCTACAAGGATGGGTACTTATCCTCTCCTCCCCTACATACACACTGATGCTTACCTAAATGTCAGGCAGCATCTGCTTTCTCACCTTACTTGATCATTTCTGGTTGTTTTATCCTCTCCTCACCCTGTCCCTTGTATTTTCATTGAGTGTAGAATCATTCCAGGTAGACTCATTTTTACATGGTTACTGTCATCTGTTTTCCTGCTCTTAGAATGTATGTTGGGGAGAGGTGGAGAAAGGCTtgatgggggaggggtgtgaAATCAATCGTGTGTGAAATTTTGTAACTAAAGCTGCAACCTTCCTGGAGTGAAGGGAATAAGAGGGTGATCACCATCTACTGGGGGTTATGGGCGATTCATAAAATAGCGTATTCTCAGTGTTGCCTGCCCAGCATTTTGCTGCTGGCTTCCAAGTGAAGGATTGGCACTGTAGCGTTTTATATGATCTTGAGGAGAGCAGGCCTGGTGCATGAGGTGGTCCTGGGCAAATTATTAATTTCTGTGCTGCTGCTCCAGcctttctttctcctggttctCTGAGACCTGGCACTTCCTTTCCTTCTGTCACCTCACTCATTTCACTTCTTCCCTACAGATTCAGGTCATTGAGGATGACAGGAACAACCGGGGTTCAGAGCCATTTGTGACTGGTGTACGGGGCCAGGTGCCACCCTTAGTCACCACCAACTTCCTGGTGAAAGACCAAGGTAAGAATAGCATTAAATTCTCCCTATAGGGCTttttctccaagaatatcaacttGTGGATGGGACTTCCATCAGTCTTTAACCAGAGACCAATTCCTCATTGATCTCTGGGGAAAAACCCATCATCAGCTCTGGCATTTTTTGAGAAAGATGGGTTGGATCAGCAATGGAGGGCTGCTGTGAGTAGGGGATTCTGTAATCTGACCCAGGTCTTCTACCTTGTCCTTCAGGGAATGCAAGTCCTCGATACATCCGATGCACATCTTATAATATTCCTTGCACATCTGACATGGCTAAACAGGCTCAGGTGCCTCTGGCAGCTGTCATCAAGCCGTTGGCAAGGTTGCCCCCAGAGGAGGTGCGACAGGGAAGGGGTTGGAGTGTaatggatgggagggagggaagggaataaGGCTTCTTCCTAGGTGTGATTCTGGCTGTCACAATGGAAGAAGTCTTGGTTGGGTGGGAAGGGAGAGTATCTTCAGTGGTTTTTTATCACAAGGTCCATGCCTGGAGGGGACAGTGAGGATGAGAGCAAAAACCCAAGGAATTGCTAGGTGAGAGCAGGGTCCATGGGGGGAACATGAAAAGAGGCTGGGCCAACTTGTAGGGGAGGAGACAGCTGGGATGCAAGAGCCTCTTCTAGCGTCATCATCTCCAGGTGATTAGAAAcacattattctatttttttgtagGTTAGGGATGTTAGGACagcaaataaggaaaaaagtAGATTAGGATCCAGTAGTCCTTCCCTCAAGTGGCTTGGTCCCTGATCTGTCCCTTCATTCCCTAAAATCAGCATGCAAAGAGAGACAGCTAGGCTGCTGCTCTGTCAGACCTTGGTAGGAAACCCTCATGCTCATGCCTAACTTATCTAATTTAGGATGGGGTACTCTATAACTGGAAACTCAAGGCTCACATTACATCCTACTCCTGTCTtgctctgtgtttttctttctctcttcctgggTCCCAATGGTGATGGCTAGACACTTGGCTACTGGTCTCTTTCTGTAGGGTGACATCTGCCTGGGGCATCAGCACTGTAGATTACTGCACTATAGAGGACTGTCACAAATCCAGGGATGGGGAAGGACAATTGTCATAGATACTTGGTTGGGGAAGGAAGCAGGAGTCAAGATCCCTAGGGAAGGAGTGAAGGAGATTGAAGATAGGGTTAGAAACAAGAATCCTAAGTAGTCCTTGGCTTTTTCTTCATACGCCCATGGCAGCTTCTGGCTTGGTATGAACAGTATTAttgccccttttctctttaaaGGAGAAATACAATTCAGGGGATGGGGAGTAGGAGAAGGAATTAAAGAATTTAGATTCTTAGGGACATTTTCCTGTGACCAGTACCCTTATCACTTGTCTTCATTCCCTCTCTACTGTACCCCCTCCCCAGGCAAAATATCTGAGCCATGCCCCTTCTCCCTCCAGGTTGTTCCTCCTCATCTATTTGTCACATGTCTCAACCCCACCGTAGCTTCCCCTCCATGTCTCAGCCCCTCCCCTTTGCTCCTTAGGCTTCACTGTATGTCGTGGACCATGGGGAATCTGGCCCATTGCGCTGCAATCGCTGCAAAGCATATATGTGCCCCTTCATGCAGTTCATTGAGGGAGGCAGGCGCTTCCAGTGCTGCTTTTGCAGCTGTATCAATGATGGTATGTTCCAGGCGGgctgggtttgggggagggggttggtcTTGATTGCATCTTCATTGTTCTCTTTCTAGTAAGATAGGCAAGCATCCATTTTTCAGGACCTGGCAAGTAGGGCACACATGGGGAAGTAGGACAAGAGAGTGAGCTTAGCCAGGCCAGCCTCACAAAAATTGAGAATGGACCTTTGAGTAACACATTGCCATGCTTCCCACAGTTCCCCCCCAGTATTTTCAACATCTGGATCATACCGGCAAACGTGTGGATGCTTATGACCGACCTGAGCTGTCCCTGGGCTCTTATGAATTCCTGGCCACTGTAGATTACTGCAAGGTGAGGGAAGGTAGCAGGGGGAGGAGCAGTGGGTGGAGGATGATGAGACAGCCAAGAATTGCTGTTATTGTTTCCCTCGCCTTCATCTTTTCCTTGTCCCCTTTGATGCTGGCTTCTCTCTACTCAACTGGCCTGCTCACCAACACCCCTCTCCCCCCAACATTTCCTTCTGCAGAACAACAAGTTCCCCATCCCCCCTGCTTTCATCTTCATGATTGATGTCTCCTACAATGCCATCAGGAGTGGTCTTGTTCGGCTCCTCTGTGAGGAGCTCAAGTCACTGTTAGACTTTCTACCTAGGTGAGTTTTGGAGCTGAGGTGTTTCCCATGGATAATGATAGTGTGATGGAGCCTAATGTCATGAAGTTGTGAGTGGTGGTGAAGGTGGCAAGTCTGGGTAACTGTCACTTTTTACAGGGAGAGTGGGGCAGAGGAGTCAGCAGTCCGCATTGGCTTTGTCACCTACAATAAGGTGCTCCATTTCTACAATGTGAAGAGCTCATTGGCTCAGCCACAGATGATGGTTGTATCTGATGTGGGTGACATGTTTGTGCCACTGCTGGATGGCTTCCTGGTCAATGTCAGTGAGTCCCGGACAGTCATCACCAGGTAAGAGCCAAATTGTGAGTGAGGACAAGGGAGGTTTGGTGGTATAACCACAGAAAGCTAGGAAGTTAGCAGAGGGAGAGTAGATAGGCAGGGGCTGTAGCTCAGGAGTTTTCACAGTCTAGGGGCCAAGTGACTCTTCAGAGAATTGAGAACTGGGAAATCCAGACAGAAGTTTTGATTGTCTTCCATCATTTATCTCTTCAGTTTATTGGATCAGATTCCGGAAATGTTTGCAGACACAAGGGAGACAGAGACAGTATTTGCCCCGGTTATCCAGGCTGGGATGGAGGCTCTGAAGGTAAGGCTGGAGTCCCCGGCAGCTCCCTTCCCTCACTTCCCTCTGACTGTCTTACCCACTGGGATACGGCCCCTGTTCCTTCAGTGACTGATGACTGTCCAGTGAGTTAGCCTGTCTGCCATAGCTggtgctgaataaatgaagagggaaggaatgaatgaagaatggATGAATATAGGAAAGAGCAAACAAATAGTCCTCTCTTCTTTCCTAGGCTGCTGAGTGTGCAGGGAAGCTGTTTCTGTTCCACACATCCCTGCCCATTGCAGAGGCACCAGGGAAACTGAAGAATAGAGATGACAGGAAGTTGATCAACACAGACAAGGAAAAGgtatgggattggagggtggggggaggatttTCCATTACAGAGGAAGGTGGGGATTCTTCCAAATGCTCTCTGTACTCTTAACTTTCTTGAGAATGATTGGGACCAGATACCCTGCCGTTTCACGTGTCACATCTGTAACTCCCAGCCTTCTCCACTGCTTCCATACCTCACAACCCCATTGCAACTCAAAGCCCTTGGTAGACTCTTCTTTTAGAGAACTTTCTACCACTATTACAAACTCCTTGGAGGCAGGGCTGAAGTCTTACATGTATTTGAATATCCCATATTACATACGTAGTTCTCAAATAGGGTGGAGCTGAGATATTTGAACATTCTTCTGTTCTTCCCAGACTCTGTTCCAGCCTCAGACAGGTGCCTATCAGACCCTGGCCAAAGAGTGTGTGGCCCAAGGCTGCTGTGTAGACCTTTTCCTCTTCCCTAACCAGTATGTGGATGTGGCCACACTGTCTGTTGTGCCCCAGCTCACAGGTGGCTCTGTCTACAAATATGCTTGCTTTCAGGTATGGCTTGGGACTCTGGGTGGCAGGTGGCAGCAGAGTTGGGAATATCTGCCTACCTGTGGAGTGGCTCTGTAGTTGCTGACTCACTTGTAGGAATAGTGTTAGAGGAGAAGACTGTATAGTGTAAAGAAAAGAGCCACAAGAATTAGTAGTTAAGAGCACGGGGCTTTGAATCAGTCCTGGGTTGATATTTGGGCCTACCA includes the following:
- the SEC24C gene encoding protein transport protein Sec24C isoform X3, which gives rise to MPLMTGPVLPGQGFGGPPVSQPNHVSSPPPQTLPPGTQITGPPGPPPPMHSSQPGYQQQQNGSFGPARGPQPNYGSPYPGAPTFGSQPGPPQPLPPKRLDPDAIPSPQLNELPPQQKTRHRIDPDAIPSPIQVIEDDRNNRGSEPFVTGVRGQVPPLVTTNFLVKDQGNASPRYIRCTSYNIPCTSDMAKQAQVPLAAVIKPLARLPPEEASLYVVDHGESGPLRCNRCKAYMCPFMQFIEGGRRFQCCFCSCINDVPPQYFQHLDHTGKRVDAYDRPELSLGSYEFLATVDYCKNNKFPIPPAFIFMIDVSYNAIRSGLVRLLCEELKSLLDFLPRESGAEESAVRIGFVTYNKVLHFYNVKSSLAQPQMMVVSDVGDMFVPLLDGFLVNVSESRTVITSLLDQIPEMFADTRETETVFAPVIQAGMEALKAAECAGKLFLFHTSLPIAEAPGKLKNRDDRKLINTDKEKTLFQPQTGAYQTLAKECVAQGCCVDLFLFPNQYVDVATLSVVPQLTGGSVYKYACFQVENDQERFLSDLRRDMQKIVGFDAVMRVRTSTGIRAVDFFGAFYMSNTTDVELAGLDGDKTVTVEFKHDDRLNEESGALLQCALLYTSCAGQRRLRIHNLALNCCTQLADLYRNCETDTLINYMAKFAYRGVLNSPVKTVRDTLITQCAQILACYRKNCASPSSAGQLILPECMKLLPVYLNCVLKSDVLQPGAEVTTDDRAYIRQLVTSMDVAETNVFFYPRLLPLTKSPIENTTEPPAVRASEERLSNGDIYLLENGLNLFLWVGASVQQGIVQSLFGVSSFSQITSGLSVLPVLDNPLSKKVQSLIDSFRAQRSRYMKLIVVKQEDKLEMLFKHFLVEDKSLSGGASYVDFLCHMHKEIRQLLS